One Dokdonia sp. Dokd-P16 genomic window carries:
- a CDS encoding POTRA domain-containing protein, with the protein MKYFSLICALLMTSFLFSQEPIVEEITFEGLKRVDESLLRRLIKVKLQTAYDSLKVATDIERLNRLPAIANATVVQTKLQNNSYRLTYKIVENFTIIPGLRISEANDGSFAFRVSAFEFNFLGQSQILGGFYQRDVFDSYGAYWEAPFLITNKLGLGVNYIKNVTFEPIYLDETPINYKKDDVGAEIYGLYEIDFHNKAELGVRVYQESYDIDDTEVQSVLPAGLDANKVSLRGEYETNFLNITYQYVEGVRNLLDVRYILGGDGLLEEGLVAQNATEYFKKVGTKGNLASRLQLGYASYNESEFAPFTVDNQFNLRGAGNDIDRGTSFVFVNTEYRHTLIEKDWFVLQGNAFIDAGSIRSPREGFGDLASINNVELYSGLGVRFIHKRIFNAVIRLDYGVGLGATQNRGLVFGIGQYF; encoded by the coding sequence ATGAAATATTTCTCCCTCATCTGCGCCTTGTTGATGACTTCATTTCTTTTTTCACAAGAACCTATTGTAGAAGAAATCACTTTTGAAGGATTAAAGCGTGTAGATGAATCTTTATTGAGAAGGCTTATTAAAGTAAAGCTACAAACAGCATATGATTCTCTTAAAGTAGCAACAGATATTGAGCGTTTAAATAGACTGCCAGCTATCGCAAATGCTACCGTTGTTCAAACTAAACTTCAGAACAACTCCTACAGGCTCACCTATAAGATTGTTGAAAATTTTACCATCATCCCGGGATTACGCATCTCGGAAGCAAATGATGGTAGTTTTGCTTTTCGCGTAAGCGCATTCGAATTTAATTTTCTTGGTCAAAGTCAGATACTTGGCGGCTTTTATCAGCGGGATGTTTTTGACTCTTATGGAGCTTACTGGGAAGCACCTTTTTTAATTACTAACAAATTAGGCTTAGGTGTCAATTATATTAAAAATGTGACTTTTGAACCTATTTACCTAGATGAGACTCCTATAAATTATAAGAAAGATGATGTAGGTGCAGAGATTTATGGGTTGTATGAAATAGACTTCCATAACAAGGCAGAATTAGGAGTGAGAGTGTACCAAGAGTCTTACGACATTGATGATACAGAGGTGCAAAGTGTACTGCCCGCAGGGCTTGATGCAAATAAAGTTTCTCTACGCGGAGAGTATGAGACTAATTTTTTAAACATCACGTATCAATATGTAGAGGGAGTGCGCAATCTCCTTGATGTGCGATATATTCTAGGTGGTGATGGACTCTTAGAGGAAGGGCTAGTAGCACAAAACGCAACAGAATATTTTAAAAAAGTAGGAACAAAGGGTAACTTGGCAAGTAGACTACAGCTAGGGTATGCTTCTTATAATGAATCTGAGTTTGCTCCTTTTACGGTTGATAATCAGTTTAATCTTAGAGGAGCAGGTAATGATATTGATAGAGGGACATCCTTTGTTTTTGTAAATACAGAATACAGACACACGCTTATAGAAAAGGATTGGTTTGTACTTCAAGGAAATGCTTTTATAGATGCTGGATCAATACGAAGTCCTAGAGAAGGGTTTGGTGATCTAGCCAGTATCAATAATGTGGAGCTATACTCTGGTCTTGGAGTGCGTTTTATTCATAAACGTATTTTTAATGCGGTAATTAGATTAGACTATGGTGTCGGATTAGGGGCTACCCAAAACCGCGGACTCGTATTTGGGATAGGGCAGTATTTTTAA
- a CDS encoding 4Fe-4S binding protein: protein MKIIKNLGLVIFITGLAIWTASIFMGDFTLKQEQLDSFISEKGIKSELVAQKISDNVVGKKLGTFAFTGAIRNALAENNTYYDAQIAKYDAAKEWDKKGEQYQYRINDKDFQAFSFSLAKKAGTGFIVENKGLMWFLTFGLGILGALMFIFPNLVLLGKPGIKNDHVYHEAATNRGWIAWLVLVYLVLFYLVLYFNADYVVNWTFVLDPISNALNGGDASQWFVYGFLYCVIMVTMAVRMYIKYRHNKYQIVRTTSVLFFQIVFAFLIPEIMASLGKPGYDFKNAFPLDYDFFFEWNLDTLTQSGGLGIFILVWGIVLTLVIVPVMVYFFGKRWYCSWVCGCGGLAETLGDPYRQHSNKSMKAWKLERWLIHSVLAFSLVMTVVTLYCYFTGAESLLGINTQWIKDTYSFLIGAWFAGVIGTGFYPIFGNRVWCRFGCPLAAYLGFVQRFKSRFRITTNGGQCISCGNCSTYCEQGIDVRAYAQKGENIVRSSCVGCGVCSAVCPRGVLKLENGPEAGRINPTQVLLGNDVDLMDYVNNDQDVA, encoded by the coding sequence ATGAAAATTATTAAAAACCTAGGCTTGGTGATCTTTATTACTGGGCTTGCCATCTGGACAGCTTCCATCTTTATGGGAGACTTCACCTTAAAACAAGAACAACTTGATTCCTTTATTTCTGAAAAAGGAATTAAAAGTGAGCTAGTAGCTCAAAAAATCTCAGATAACGTAGTGGGTAAAAAACTCGGCACATTTGCTTTTACAGGTGCCATACGTAATGCCCTTGCCGAAAATAACACCTATTATGATGCTCAAATAGCTAAGTATGACGCAGCTAAAGAGTGGGATAAAAAAGGAGAACAATATCAGTACAGAATAAATGATAAAGACTTTCAAGCCTTTAGCTTCTCACTAGCCAAAAAAGCCGGAACAGGATTTATAGTAGAAAATAAAGGACTTATGTGGTTCTTAACCTTTGGGCTAGGAATACTAGGAGCTCTTATGTTCATTTTTCCTAATCTCGTGTTGCTAGGCAAACCAGGTATCAAAAATGACCACGTATATCACGAGGCAGCAACAAATAGAGGATGGATTGCCTGGCTGGTGCTTGTGTACCTCGTACTATTTTATCTCGTACTTTATTTTAATGCAGACTATGTGGTAAACTGGACATTTGTACTCGACCCTATAAGTAATGCGCTTAACGGAGGTGATGCGAGCCAGTGGTTTGTATATGGCTTTTTATACTGTGTGATTATGGTAACTATGGCGGTGCGTATGTATATAAAATACCGTCACAATAAATACCAGATTGTACGTACTACATCTGTACTATTCTTCCAGATTGTATTTGCCTTTCTTATCCCTGAGATTATGGCAAGTTTAGGAAAGCCTGGTTATGATTTTAAAAACGCATTCCCGCTAGATTATGATTTCTTCTTTGAGTGGAATCTCGACACACTTACTCAGAGTGGTGGCCTAGGTATTTTCATCCTCGTATGGGGTATTGTGCTTACACTAGTTATTGTGCCAGTAATGGTATACTTCTTCGGAAAAAGATGGTACTGTAGTTGGGTTTGTGGTTGTGGTGGACTTGCCGAAACTCTTGGCGATCCCTACCGCCAGCATTCTAATAAATCTATGAAAGCCTGGAAGCTGGAGCGATGGCTCATTCATTCTGTACTTGCTTTCTCACTTGTAATGACCGTGGTTACTTTGTATTGCTACTTCACAGGAGCAGAGTCGCTACTAGGTATCAACACGCAGTGGATTAAGGATACGTATAGTTTCTTGATAGGAGCTTGGTTTGCAGGAGTAATCGGGACTGGGTTCTACCCTATTTTTGGTAACCGTGTATGGTGTCGTTTTGGATGCCCGCTAGCAGCCTACTTAGGATTTGTACAACGTTTTAAATCTCGTTTTAGGATCACTACAAACGGAGGGCAATGTATCTCTTGTGGTAACTGTTCTACCTATTGTGAGCAAGGAATTGATGTACGTGCATATGCTCAAAAGGGAGAAAACATCGTGCGCTCTAGCTGTGTAGGTTGTGGTGTATGTAGTGCTGTATGTCCTCGTGGCGTACTTAAATTAGAAAACGGACCAGAAGCAGGTCGTATCAATCCTACTCAAGTATTACTAGGTAATGACGTAGACCTTATGGACTATGTAAATAATGATCAAGATGTAGCGTAA
- a CDS encoding dATP/dGTP pyrophosphohydrolase domain-containing protein has product MDIIALEKERLEWSLRTFTEATPMGSLQKAKEEIREIEEDITKNIKNPVEYADAIMCIFDVAARMGISAEEVMIAYEEKLTINMKRTWKKNSNNSYSHIKS; this is encoded by the coding sequence ATGGATATCATCGCATTAGAAAAGGAAAGACTAGAATGGTCTCTTAGAACATTTACAGAAGCAACCCCAATGGGATCGCTTCAAAAAGCAAAAGAAGAGATACGAGAAATTGAGGAGGATATTACTAAGAACATCAAAAATCCAGTGGAGTATGCAGATGCTATCATGTGCATATTTGACGTAGCAGCTAGAATGGGAATAAGCGCAGAAGAAGTAATGATAGCCTACGAAGAGAAGCTTACCATCAATATGAAGCGAACTTGGAAGAAGAATTCAAATAATAGCTATTCACATATAAAGTCATAA
- a CDS encoding DUF1572 domain-containing protein — protein sequence MTTSQLLGVHLQQLITGPNLTGSHLLQHLDDVSVEEAITSLYGLNSIAQLVFHIHYYINAVGDVLEGKPLLAKDSLSFDAPLITTEAAWQLQKEQLYAATHRCAQLAKDFPQEKLKEEFVLKKYGSYEHNLVGLLEHSHYHFGQIVLIKKMLRAQLK from the coding sequence ATGACTACTTCACAATTACTAGGCGTTCACCTACAGCAACTCATTACAGGGCCTAATCTGACGGGATCACATCTATTGCAACACCTAGATGATGTTTCTGTAGAAGAGGCCATCACGAGTCTCTATGGACTCAACAGTATAGCGCAGCTAGTATTTCATATTCACTATTACATAAATGCTGTGGGAGACGTACTAGAAGGCAAACCACTTCTTGCTAAGGATTCTTTAAGTTTTGATGCTCCCTTGATCACTACGGAAGCAGCATGGCAATTACAAAAAGAACAACTCTATGCGGCGACACATCGCTGTGCACAACTAGCAAAAGATTTTCCTCAAGAGAAATTAAAAGAAGAATTTGTGTTGAAAAAATATGGCAGTTATGAGCATAACTTAGTAGGCTTATTAGAACACTCACATTATCATTTTGGGCAGATAGTGCTTATAAAAAAGATGTTGCGAGCCCAATTAAAGTAA
- a CDS encoding NAD(P)/FAD-dependent oxidoreductase: MEEHIVIIGNGISGVTTARHIRKASDKKITIISAETDHFFSRTALMYIYMGHMKYEHTKPYEDYFWKKNRIDLKRAFVETVDHENKQLLLSGGEKMSYDKLVLAVGSTPNKFGWPGQDLDGVQGLYSKQDLDKLEANAPDKETCKRAVVVGGGLIGIEMVEMLLTRDIPVTFLVRENSFWNGVLPQGESEMINRHIKSHHVDLRLGFNLDSILADDNGKVRAVTIKETGEEIACNVVGLTAGVSPNVAFLKDSGIEIGRGIKVNPMLETNIKDIYAIGDCAEQHDGINGRRPIEAVWYTGRMMGEALAQTLTGKPTAYNPGHWFNSAKFMDIEYQTYGWVFSKPKEGNIHFHWMHKDDNKCITIEMQEGTRKFIGINNFGIRLRHELFDRWLTEGQTTDYVLEHLKDANFDPEFYSHYEKDILDAYNAAYGTSLSPKKKSWKRIFA, from the coding sequence ATGGAAGAACACATCGTCATTATAGGCAACGGTATTTCTGGCGTTACCACCGCGAGACACATCCGCAAGGCTTCTGACAAAAAGATCACCATCATTTCTGCCGAAACGGATCACTTCTTTTCTCGTACGGCGCTCATGTATATCTATATGGGACACATGAAATATGAACATACAAAGCCGTATGAAGATTACTTCTGGAAGAAAAACCGTATCGATCTTAAACGCGCTTTTGTAGAGACTGTAGATCATGAAAACAAACAATTACTACTCTCTGGTGGTGAAAAAATGAGTTATGATAAGCTGGTACTTGCCGTGGGATCTACTCCTAATAAATTTGGCTGGCCAGGACAAGATCTCGATGGTGTACAAGGGTTGTACTCAAAACAAGATCTAGATAAACTAGAGGCAAATGCTCCAGATAAAGAAACCTGTAAACGTGCTGTGGTAGTAGGTGGCGGTCTTATAGGTATTGAGATGGTAGAGATGCTGCTCACGCGTGATATACCGGTCACATTTTTAGTACGAGAAAATAGTTTCTGGAATGGTGTTTTACCACAAGGAGAAAGTGAGATGATTAACAGACACATTAAATCTCACCACGTAGATTTACGTTTAGGCTTTAATCTAGATAGTATTCTAGCAGATGATAATGGTAAAGTACGCGCTGTAACTATAAAAGAGACAGGAGAAGAAATAGCCTGCAACGTAGTGGGACTTACCGCTGGTGTGTCTCCTAATGTGGCTTTCTTAAAAGATAGCGGTATTGAGATAGGACGAGGTATCAAGGTCAATCCTATGCTAGAGACTAATATAAAAGATATTTATGCCATAGGTGATTGTGCAGAGCAGCACGACGGTATAAACGGCCGTCGTCCTATAGAGGCTGTGTGGTACACTGGTAGAATGATGGGCGAGGCACTTGCTCAGACACTTACTGGAAAACCTACGGCATATAACCCTGGGCACTGGTTTAATAGTGCTAAGTTTATGGATATAGAATACCAGACCTATGGATGGGTATTCTCAAAACCTAAAGAAGGTAATATACACTTTCACTGGATGCATAAGGATGATAATAAATGTATCACTATCGAGATGCAAGAAGGTACTCGCAAGTTTATAGGAATAAATAATTTTGGAATACGCCTGCGTCATGAACTATTTGACCGCTGGCTTACCGAAGGGCAAACTACAGACTATGTACTAGAGCATCTTAAGGATGCCAACTTTGATCCTGAGTTTTATAGCCATTACGAGAAAGATATTCTCGATGCTTATAATGCTGCATACGGGACATCGCTTAGTCCCAAAAAGAAAAGCTGGAAAAGAATTTTTGCATAA
- the accC gene encoding acetyl-CoA carboxylase biotin carboxylase subunit, with translation MFKKILIANRGEIALRVIRTCKEMGIKTVAVYSTADRESLHVKFADEAVCIGPAPSAESYLKMSNVIAAAEITNADAIHPGYGFLSENAKFSKICEEHDIKFIGASAEMISKMGDKATAKKTMKAAGVPCVPGSDGIIKDFEECQKLAKETGYPVMLKATAGGGGKGMRAVWKKEDLLKAWEGARQESAAAFGNDGMYMEKLIEEPRHIEIQIVGDSNGKACHLSERDCSVQRRHQKLTEETPSPFMTDDLRERMGEAAVKAAEYIKYEGAGTVEFLVDKHRNFYFMEMNTRIQVEHPITEQVVDYDLIREQILVAAGVPVSGKNYYPQLHSIECRINAEDPYNGFRPSPGRITNLHAPGGHGVRIDTHVYSGYMIPPNYDSMIAKLITTAQTREEAINKMKRALDEFVIEGIKTTIPFHRQLMDHPDYIAGNYTTKFMEDFVMKPAEQE, from the coding sequence ATGTTTAAAAAGATACTTATAGCAAATCGTGGTGAGATTGCACTCCGTGTGATACGCACGTGTAAGGAGATGGGAATCAAAACCGTAGCGGTATACTCTACTGCAGATCGTGAGAGTTTACACGTGAAGTTTGCAGATGAGGCCGTATGTATAGGACCTGCGCCTAGTGCAGAGTCTTATCTTAAAATGTCTAATGTTATTGCTGCTGCAGAGATTACAAATGCAGACGCAATTCACCCGGGATATGGTTTCTTATCTGAGAACGCAAAGTTTTCAAAAATATGTGAGGAGCACGATATTAAATTTATAGGAGCATCTGCAGAGATGATTTCTAAAATGGGAGATAAGGCAACTGCAAAGAAAACAATGAAAGCAGCCGGTGTACCATGTGTACCTGGATCTGACGGAATTATAAAAGACTTTGAAGAGTGCCAGAAACTAGCAAAAGAAACTGGTTACCCTGTTATGCTTAAAGCTACTGCCGGTGGTGGTGGTAAAGGTATGCGTGCTGTATGGAAGAAAGAAGATCTTCTTAAGGCTTGGGAAGGTGCTCGTCAAGAAAGTGCTGCGGCATTTGGAAATGATGGCATGTATATGGAAAAGCTTATTGAAGAGCCACGCCATATTGAAATCCAGATTGTAGGAGATAGCAACGGTAAAGCGTGTCACCTCTCTGAAAGAGATTGTTCTGTACAAAGACGTCACCAAAAACTTACTGAGGAGACTCCGTCACCATTTATGACAGATGACCTACGTGAGCGTATGGGAGAAGCTGCTGTAAAAGCTGCCGAATATATTAAGTATGAAGGAGCAGGTACGGTTGAGTTTCTTGTAGATAAACATCGCAACTTCTACTTCATGGAGATGAACACTCGTATCCAAGTAGAGCATCCTATTACAGAGCAGGTAGTAGATTACGATTTAATACGTGAGCAAATACTTGTTGCTGCTGGAGTACCAGTATCAGGAAAGAATTATTACCCACAGTTACACTCTATCGAGTGTCGTATAAATGCAGAAGATCCTTATAACGGTTTTAGACCATCACCAGGGCGCATTACTAATTTGCATGCACCAGGAGGTCACGGAGTACGTATAGATACTCACGTTTATAGTGGTTATATGATTCCTCCTAATTATGACTCTATGATTGCAAAGTTGATTACTACTGCGCAAACTAGAGAAGAGGCAATTAATAAAATGAAGCGTGCTCTTGATGAGTTTGTGATTGAAGGTATTAAAACAACAATTCCTTTTCACAGACAGTTGATGGATCACCCGGATTATATAGCTGGTAATTATACAACGAAGTTTATGGAAGACTTTGTAATGAAGCCAGCAGAACAAGAATAG
- a CDS encoding lipid A deacylase LpxR family protein, whose translation MLSLSSQYSWSQKIDNTTSYRAINTDHYFRFSYDNDYFAATDENYTQGYSFELVAPFLAKNPVNKLFYIPKNTERRYGLSIEHIGFTPNHYELPEIQVSDRPFAAAIMLKSSMIAVDVSAKSIFSSGLSIGIIGPGAFGEEMQRGIHEATGNKIPLGWRNQIKNDLILNYELGYEKQLLRYEDLFSLQASAHAKVGTLFTNGSLGLNSTVGIINNSFSSLSERSGFKLYAYAAPMVSVIGYDATLQGGLINRDSPYTIASGDVQRVTGQFDYGLILKTKKLYFEYTRSVITKEFATGSSYKWGGIRIGFTL comes from the coding sequence ATGTTATCGCTTTCAAGCCAGTATTCTTGGAGCCAAAAAATTGATAATACTACTTCCTATAGAGCAATAAATACGGATCATTATTTTAGGTTTAGCTATGACAATGACTACTTTGCTGCAACAGATGAAAATTATACCCAAGGCTATAGTTTTGAATTGGTAGCACCATTTTTAGCGAAAAATCCTGTCAATAAGTTGTTTTATATACCTAAAAATACCGAGCGTCGCTATGGATTATCCATCGAGCATATAGGGTTTACACCTAATCATTATGAGCTCCCAGAAATACAAGTGAGCGACAGGCCATTTGCTGCAGCAATAATGCTCAAGAGCTCCATGATTGCGGTAGATGTTTCTGCAAAAAGTATATTTAGTAGTGGTTTAAGTATTGGAATTATAGGTCCTGGAGCTTTTGGCGAAGAAATGCAGCGAGGCATTCATGAGGCTACGGGAAATAAAATTCCGCTGGGGTGGAGAAATCAAATTAAAAATGATCTCATACTTAACTACGAACTAGGATATGAGAAGCAACTATTGAGGTACGAAGATTTATTCTCGCTTCAAGCGAGTGCACATGCAAAAGTAGGAACTCTTTTTACTAATGGATCATTAGGATTAAATAGTACTGTGGGGATTATTAATAATTCATTTTCATCACTATCAGAGCGTAGCGGTTTTAAACTATACGCCTATGCCGCCCCTATGGTGAGCGTCATTGGTTATGACGCTACATTACAAGGAGGATTGATTAATCGAGATAGTCCATACACCATTGCGTCTGGAGATGTGCAAAGAGTAACGGGACAGTTTGATTATGGACTTATTCTTAAAACGAAAAAGCTCTATTTTGAATACACTCGCTCAGTAATTACAAAGGAATTTGCGACTGGCAGCTCTTATAAATGGGGAGGTATTAGGATTGGGTTTACGTTGTAA
- a CDS encoding GNAT family N-acetyltransferase encodes MTTLPQQLENPVWYSLDETHKKFAVTFDGVLFYDPAVCTFGAFFNEAKTATASREYIKTRKDFFFVTENQTPQIDETKVVLDRKIDGCQMVLKELSKVEITEEIILLDKSYIDEIYELVWLVMPGFYQKRSFEMGHFYGIIKNGKLVAIAGQRMQTNLFVEISSVVTHPDYTKQKLASQLIAYNAKEILKENKTPILHTNKGNLAIPLYERLGFEVTRDMNWWLYCRKE; translated from the coding sequence ATGACAACCCTACCCCAACAATTAGAAAACCCTGTCTGGTATTCTTTAGATGAAACACATAAAAAGTTTGCCGTTACTTTTGATGGTGTTCTTTTTTATGATCCCGCGGTATGTACGTTTGGAGCTTTCTTTAATGAAGCAAAGACTGCAACTGCTTCTAGAGAATATATAAAAACAAGAAAAGATTTCTTCTTCGTTACAGAAAACCAAACACCTCAAATAGATGAAACAAAAGTTGTACTAGACAGAAAAATTGATGGGTGCCAGATGGTGTTGAAAGAATTAAGTAAAGTTGAAATCACCGAAGAGATCATATTATTGGACAAATCTTATATTGATGAAATTTATGAGCTTGTATGGTTAGTAATGCCAGGTTTCTATCAAAAGCGCAGCTTTGAAATGGGCCATTTCTATGGAATTATTAAAAACGGCAAACTAGTTGCCATCGCTGGACAGCGCATGCAAACCAATCTCTTTGTAGAAATAAGCTCCGTAGTCACCCATCCAGATTACACAAAGCAAAAATTAGCTAGTCAGCTCATTGCTTACAATGCCAAAGAGATCTTAAAAGAAAACAAGACACCCATTTTACATACGAATAAAGGGAACCTTGCAATCCCATTATATGAAAGATTAGGATTTGAGGTCACTAGAGATATGAACTGGTGGTTATATTGTAGAAAAGAATAA
- a CDS encoding DUF547 domain-containing protein has protein sequence MKSITNLALLLLITLSSVHIQAQDTAAFFANADTFFKANVKNGLVNYKAVKANPQALDKLLENAASISVSTSDAATYQSFWINAYNLAVIKGITEKYPVKQPLSIKGFFDKNTYKLGGTNITLNDIENKKLRAQFPGEPRFHFVLVCAGLGCPPIINEAYTPAKLKSQLQRQTTIAVNNPNFIKVKGNKVQISQIFEWYKEDFVRKGTEIDFLNKYRKEAISSDAKLSYYPYDWTLNDTK, from the coding sequence ATGAAATCAATTACCAACCTCGCACTACTTCTATTAATCACCTTGTCAAGTGTGCACATCCAAGCACAAGACACGGCAGCATTTTTTGCTAATGCAGATACTTTTTTTAAAGCAAACGTAAAAAATGGGCTAGTGAATTATAAAGCGGTAAAGGCAAATCCACAAGCGCTAGATAAGCTATTAGAAAATGCAGCATCTATATCTGTAAGCACATCTGACGCGGCAACGTATCAATCTTTCTGGATTAACGCATATAATCTAGCGGTAATTAAAGGAATCACAGAGAAGTACCCAGTAAAACAACCACTATCTATAAAAGGTTTTTTTGATAAAAACACCTACAAGTTAGGCGGGACGAATATTACCTTAAATGATATTGAAAATAAGAAACTCAGAGCACAATTTCCTGGAGAACCTCGTTTTCACTTTGTACTAGTATGTGCAGGTTTAGGGTGTCCTCCTATTATCAATGAGGCATATACACCAGCCAAATTAAAATCACAACTACAACGCCAGACCACGATTGCTGTTAATAATCCTAACTTCATTAAAGTGAAAGGTAACAAGGTCCAGATTTCTCAAATATTTGAGTGGTATAAAGAAGATTTTGTGCGCAAGGGTACAGAAATAGATTTTCTAAATAAATACCGTAAAGAAGCAATTTCTAGTGATGCAAAGCTTTCATACTATCCATATGACTGGACGCTTAATGATACTAAATAA
- a CDS encoding DUF4328 domain-containing protein: protein MENSNVENSNNNPTKTRITYNVNAIKPNLKRAKIAQTLIWLVMILDIFSIISSYLQYDILRLIQNDEFVTEQALNANDTREQIVAILYTIIFITSTVTFIQWFRRAYYNLNIRTKTNHTDGWAAGSWFVPIISLYRPYQIMKEMWKKTTRLIKAKDSNYLDSNTTVIGLWWTLWIVSNYVGNYVLKSIFKEQTIETLMNSTIADMVMSILGIPLAIVTVTIIKNYSSKEEKISSLEKQESI, encoded by the coding sequence TTGGAAAATTCAAACGTAGAAAACAGTAACAACAACCCGACTAAAACAAGAATAACTTATAACGTAAATGCCATAAAGCCAAATCTGAAAAGAGCAAAAATTGCACAGACATTAATCTGGCTTGTAATGATTCTCGACATCTTCTCAATCATATCATCTTACCTACAGTATGACATTCTAAGGTTAATACAAAATGATGAGTTTGTTACTGAGCAAGCACTAAATGCAAACGACACTAGAGAACAAATTGTAGCCATTCTTTACACAATCATATTTATAACATCTACAGTAACGTTTATTCAATGGTTTAGAAGAGCCTACTACAACCTGAATATCAGAACAAAAACAAACCACACAGATGGATGGGCTGCAGGTAGTTGGTTTGTACCTATAATTTCATTGTATCGTCCGTATCAGATAATGAAGGAAATGTGGAAAAAAACAACACGTTTAATAAAAGCTAAAGACTCTAACTACTTAGACAGCAATACTACAGTTATCGGACTTTGGTGGACGCTATGGATTGTATCTAACTATGTAGGTAATTATGTACTTAAGAGTATCTTTAAAGAACAAACTATTGAGACCTTAATGAATAGTACTATTGCAGACATGGTTATGTCGATATTAGGAATACCGCTAGCTATCGTGACCGTAACTATTATCAAAAACTATTCGTCTAAAGAAGAGAAAATTTCAAGTTTAGAAAAACAAGAATCTATTTAG
- a CDS encoding glycoside hydrolase family 113 — MKKIIGCLFLLICLQACTAQKAQEQKINGVSFVANRNPVDSTHVSPVQLVNANYAAVMPFGFVPQKDKPQIIYNTDRQWYGETREGGRNYVSELHKAGIEVMVKPQIWMRNGEFTGYLKMETESEWTALEDSYRNFIIDYATLSQEEGATIFCIGTELEQFVTNRPDFWTQLIIDIRKVYNGKLTYAANWDEYKTTPFWSQLDYIGIDAYFPVCDDQTPSVECVTAGWQRWKEEMSAFAKAENRKVIFTEFGYRSVDYTGKEPWKADRSMTTVNLEGQAQATQALFDTIWDEEWMAGGFIWKWFIKHDEVGGPENNQFTPQNKPAEAVIRQHYGKY, encoded by the coding sequence ATGAAAAAGATTATAGGGTGCCTCTTTTTATTGATTTGTCTACAAGCGTGTACTGCTCAAAAAGCGCAAGAACAAAAAATAAATGGCGTAAGTTTTGTTGCAAATCGTAATCCGGTAGATAGCACTCATGTAAGCCCTGTACAACTTGTAAATGCAAACTATGCTGCGGTAATGCCGTTTGGGTTTGTGCCACAAAAAGATAAACCACAAATCATATACAATACAGACAGGCAGTGGTATGGAGAGACCAGAGAAGGAGGTCGCAACTATGTGTCAGAATTGCACAAAGCAGGTATTGAGGTGATGGTAAAACCACAGATATGGATGCGCAATGGCGAGTTTACTGGGTACCTTAAAATGGAAACAGAGTCAGAGTGGACAGCGCTTGAAGATTCATACCGCAACTTTATAATTGATTATGCCACACTATCGCAAGAAGAAGGAGCAACCATTTTTTGCATAGGTACAGAGTTAGAACAATTTGTAACAAACAGACCAGATTTTTGGACGCAACTTATTATTGATATAAGAAAGGTGTACAATGGTAAACTTACGTATGCTGCAAACTGGGATGAGTATAAGACAACTCCATTTTGGAGCCAACTAGACTACATAGGGATTGATGCTTATTTTCCTGTTTGTGATGATCAAACGCCATCTGTGGAGTGTGTTACCGCAGGATGGCAACGATGGAAGGAGGAGATGTCCGCTTTCGCGAAAGCGGAAAACCGCAAAGTGATTTTTACAGAATTTGGGTACCGCTCTGTAGATTATACAGGTAAAGAGCCGTGGAAGGCAGATAGATCTATGACCACCGTAAATCTTGAGGGACAGGCACAAGCTACGCAAGCTCTCTTTGATACAATATGGGATGAAGAGTGGATGGCAGGAGGATTTATCTGGAAGTGGTTTATAAAACATGATGAGGTAGGAGGTCCAGAAAACAACCAATTTACACCACAAAACAAACCAGCCGAAGCTGTAATAAGACAGCATTATGGTAAATATTAA